A genomic segment from Candidatus Poribacteria bacterium encodes:
- the pdxH gene encoding pyridoxamine 5'-phosphate oxidase, producing MNTDKLRREYRIHKEHLLEQNTASDPFEQFERWFADAVDAKLDLPDAMTLATATPQGVPSARMVVLRGFDARGFCFYTDYGSQKGKELAENPNAALVFYWRELDRQVRSTGIIEKMTSEESDAYFANRPVESQLAVQTERQSIAISGREHLIEGFQRAEQTYSPDAIQRPSHWGGYRLVPNIFEFWQGCPNRLHDRLCYTLQPDGTWEMTRLSP from the coding sequence AAAGAACACCTTCTTGAGCAGAACACCGCATCCGATCCGTTTGAACAGTTTGAAAGGTGGTTTGCAGATGCGGTCGATGCTAAACTTGATCTACCAGATGCGATGACCTTAGCAACCGCGACACCGCAAGGGGTTCCCTCTGCCCGAATGGTCGTACTCAGAGGCTTTGATGCGAGAGGATTCTGTTTCTACACCGACTATGGCAGCCAAAAGGGAAAGGAACTGGCTGAGAATCCCAATGCAGCGTTGGTATTTTATTGGCGTGAACTCGACCGACAGGTTCGGAGTACTGGCATCATTGAGAAGATGACCTCGGAAGAATCGGATGCCTATTTCGCCAACCGCCCTGTTGAGAGTCAACTCGCCGTACAAACAGAACGTCAAAGCATTGCTATTAGTGGACGAGAGCATCTTATAGAAGGTTTCCAGCGCGCAGAGCAGACGTATTCACCGGATGCCATTCAGCGTCCGTCACATTGGGGTGGATATCGGCTTGTACCCAATATATTTGAATTTTGGCAGGGCTGCCCAAACCGCCTCCATGACCGGCTCTGTTATACACTGCAACCCGATGGAACATGGGAAATGACGCGGCTTTCGCCGTGA